The proteins below come from a single Takifugu rubripes chromosome 10, fTakRub1.2, whole genome shotgun sequence genomic window:
- the LOC105419951 gene encoding mannose-specific lectin-like, giving the protein MSINVLEKGSELKRGDSVLSKNSQWIALFQQDGNFVVYRTEPVWASDTSGMDPTRLCMQGDCNLVMYNDEDKPRWHTNSAKGGCKTCVLSLTNEGKLVLEKDGQEIWNSDRDQGMK; this is encoded by the exons ATGTCCATCAATGTCTTAGAGAAAGGCTCTGAGCTCAAGAGGGGAGACTCTGTGTTATCCAAAAACAGCCAGTGGATTGCTCTCTTTCAG CAAGACGGTAACTTTGTCGTCTACCGCACTGAGCCCGTGTGGGCTTCAGACACTTCCGGCATGGATCCAACCCGCCTGTGCATGCAAGGAGACTGCAACCTGGTCATGTACAATGATGAGGACAAGCCCCGCTGGCACACAAACAGCGCCAAAGGCGGCTGCAAGACCTGTGTCCTTTCACTGACCAATGAAGGGAAGCTGGTGCTGGAGAAGGATGGCCAGGAGATTTGGAACTCTGACCGTGATCAGGGCATGAAGTGA
- the LOC115251306 gene encoding mannose-specific lectin-like: MSINVLEKGSELKRGDSVLSKNSQWIALFQQDGNFVVYRTEPVWASDTSRMDPTRLCMQGDCNLVMYNDEDKPRWHTNSAKGSCKTCVLSLTNEGKLVLKKDGQEIWNSDRDQGMK, from the exons ATGTCCATCAATGTCTTAGAGAAAGGCTCTGAGCTCAAGAGGGGAGACTCTGTGTTATCCAAAAACAGCCAGTGGATTGCTCTCTTTCAG CAAGACGGTAACTTTGTCGTCTACCGCACTGAGCCCGTGTGGGCTTCAGACACTTCCAGAATGGATCCAACCCGCCTGTGCATGCAAGGAGACTGCAACCTGGTCATGTACAATGATGAGGACAAGCCCCGCTGGCACACAAACAGCGCCAAAGGCAGCTGCAAGACCTGTGTCCTTTCACTGACCAATGAAGGGAAGCTGGTGCTGAAGAAGGATGGCCAGGAGATTTGGAACTCTGACCGCGATCAGGGCATGAAGTGA
- the LOC100049620 gene encoding intestine mucus lectin: protein MSVTVLENGSELKRGDSVLSKNSQWIALFQQDGNFVVYRTEPVWASDTFGMDPTRLCMQEDCNLVMYNDEDKPRWHTNTSKGGRNTCVLSLTDEGKLVLKKDCQQLWNSDRDHGMK, encoded by the exons ATGTCCGTCACAGTCTTGGAGAATGGCTCTGAGCTCAAGAGGGGAGACTCTGTGTTATCCAAAAACAGCCAGTGGATTGCTCTCTTTCAG CAAGACGGTAACTTTGTCGTCTACCGCACTGAGCCCGTGTGGGCTTCAGACACTTTCGGCATGGATCCAACCCGCCTGTGCATGCAAGAAGACTGCAACCTGGTCATGTACAATGATGAGGACAAGCCccgctggcacacaaacacctccaAAGGCGGCCGCAACACCTGTGTCCTTTCACTGACTGACGAAGGGAAGCTGGTGCTGAAGAAGGATTGCCAGCAGCTCTGGAACTCCGATCGCGATCATGGCATGAAGTGA
- the LOC105419568 gene encoding mannose-specific lectin-like — MKMPKHFWTIKDVLAALTSLILLLLLAVWFGCYTKATTMSVTVLENGSELKRGDSVLSKNSKWIALFQQDGNFVVYRTEPVWASDTSGMDPTRLCMQGDCNLVMYNDEDKPRWHTNSAKGGCKTCVLSLTDEGKLLLEKDGQEIWNSDRDHGMK; from the exons ATGAAGATGCCAAAACAT TTTTGGACTATAAAAGATGTTCTAGCAGCCCTGACttcactcatcctcctccttctgcttgcAGTCTGGTTTGGGTGCTACACTAAAGCTAC AACCATGTCCGTCACAGTCTTGGAGAATGGCTCTGAGCTCAAGAGGGGAGACTCTGTGTTATCCAAAAACAGCAAGTGGATTGCTCTCTTTCAG CAAGACGGTAACTTTGTCGTCTACCGCACTGAGCCCGTGTGGGCTTCAGACACTTCCGGCATGGATCCAACCCGCCTGTGCATGCAAGGAGACTGCAACCTGGTCATGTACAATGATGAGGACAAGCCCCGCTGGCACACAAACAGCGCCAAAGGCGGCTGCAAGACCTGTGTCCTTTCACTTACCGATGAAGGGAAGCTGCTGTTGGAGAAGGATGGCCAGGAGATTTGGAACTCCGACCGCGATCATGGCATGAAGTGA
- the LOC101067699 gene encoding nuclear receptor-binding protein 2 isoform X1: protein MTMSVPERKSGSEGKEEESEDESEILEESPCGRWQKRKEQVSQGNVPGVESASLAMDTEEGVEVVWNEVLFSDKKVFKAQEEKIKEMFENLMQVEHPNIVKFHKYWLDMKESQARVIFITEYMSSGSLKQFLKKTKKNHKTMNVKAWKRWCTQILSALSYLHSCDPPIIHGNLTCDTIFIQHNGLIKIGSVWHRLFVNVFPDASVHGKGRQHRDEQRNLHFFAPEFGAGEDDYAIDIFSFGICALEMAVLEIQANGDSVVSKEAIVNAGHSLEDPLMREFTQSCLRHEAKIRPTAHDLLFHRVLFEVHSLKLLAAHCLINNQYLLPENCVEEKTKSIDPNAVMAEIKHRNRQGVQLKYSHVSPLELDKFLEDVKNGIYPLMNFASSWPHPIPRALSLSQEQVEMVKTPTPEPQETETRKVVQMHCNLESNEEGTKTHVSHKILQLSLFLKMDDKLHRHLSCDIFPTDTSKDLASELVHYAFINEEDSEKVAGFLEDAISRHRVRAFASGSTQ from the exons ATGACGATGTCTGTCCCGGAGAGAAAATCGGGGTcggaggggaaggaagaggaaagtgAGGATGAGAGCGAAATCTTGGAGGAGAGCCCGTGTGGCCGCTGGCAGAAGCGGAAGGAGcag GTCAGCCAAGGTAATGTTCCAGGTGTGGAAAGCGCCTCTCTAGCTATGGACacagaggagggggtggaggtcgTCTGGAACGAGGTTCTTTTCTCTGACAAGAAGGTCTTCAAAGCTCAGGAG GAGAAGATCAAGGAGATGTTTGAGAATCTAATGCAGGTTGAACATCCCAACATTGTCAAGTTCCACAAGTACTGGCTGGATATGAAGGAGAGTCAGGCGCGG GTCATCTTCATCACGGAATACATGTCCTCTGGCAGCCTAAAGCAatttctgaaaaaaacaaagaaaaatcacaAGACCATGAATGTGAAG GCCTGGAAGAGATGGTGCACCCAGATTCTGTCTGCCCTCAG TTATCTGCACTCTTGTGACCCGCCCATAATCCATGGCAACCTAACTTGTGACACCATCTTTATTCAGCACAACGGCCTGATCAAAATCGGCTCAG TGTGGCATCGGCTGTTCGTTAATG TGTTTCCAGATGCGAGTGTGCATGGCAAAGGGAGGCAACACCGTGATGAACAGCGGAATCTTCACTTTTTTGCCCCAGAATTCGGAG cTGGTGAAGATGATTATGCCATCGACATTTTCTCCTTTGGCATCTGTGCTCTCGAG ATGGCTGTACTGGAGATCCAGGCCAACGGAGACAGCGTCGTATCCAAAGAGGCCATCGTCAATGCAGGTCACTCTCTGGAAGACCCTCTCATGAGA GAGTTCACCCAGTCCTGTTTACGCCATGAAGCCAAGATCCGTCCAACAGCTCACGACCTTCTGTTCCACCGAGTGCTGTTCGAGGTCCACTCCCTCAAACTGCTCGCCGCCCACTGCCTCATCAACAACCAGT ATTTACTTCCAGAAAATTGCGTGGAAGAAAAAACCAAGTCTATCGACCCCAATGCTGTAATGGCTGagataaaacacagaaacagacaagGAGTTCAGCTCAA ATATTCCCATGTGTCCCCCTTAGAGCTCGACAAGTTTCTGGAGGATGTCAA GAATGGGATTTATCCCTTGATGAATTTTGCCTCATCCTGGCCTCACCCCATCCCTCGAGCTCTGTCCTTGTCTCAGGAGCAGGTTGAGATGGTAAAGACTCCAACTCCGGAGCCCCAGGAGACAGAAACCCGGAAG GTTGTTCAGATGCACTGTAACTTGGAGTCAAATGAAGAAGGGACCAAAACTCATGTGAGTCACAAAATATTACAG ctgtctttatttctgaagaTGGATGACAAACTTCACAGGCACCTGAGCTGTGACATCTTTCCAA
- the LOC101067699 gene encoding nuclear receptor-binding protein 2 isoform X2, whose amino-acid sequence MTMSVPERKSGSEGKEEESEDESEILEESPCGRWQKRKEQVSQGNVPGVESASLAMDTEEGVEVVWNEVLFSDKKVFKAQEEKIKEMFENLMQVEHPNIVKFHKYWLDMKESQARVIFITEYMSSGSLKQFLKKTKKNHKTMNVKAWKRWCTQILSALSYLHSCDPPIIHGNLTCDTIFIQHNGLIKIGSVWHRLFVNVFPDASVHGKGRQHRDEQRNLHFFAPEFGAGEDDYAIDIFSFGICALEMAVLEIQANGDSVVSKEAIVNAGHSLEDPLMREFTQSCLRHEAKIRPTAHDLLFHRVLFEVHSLKLLAAHCLINNQYLLPENCVEEKTKSIDPNAVMAEIKHRNRQGVQLKYSHVSPLELDKFLEDVKNGIYPLMNFASSWPHPIPRALSLSQEQVEMVKTPTPEPQETETRKVVQMHCNLESNEEGTKTHLSLFLKMDDKLHRHLSCDIFPTDTSKDLASELVHYAFINEEDSEKVAGFLEDAISRHRVRAFASGSTQ is encoded by the exons ATGACGATGTCTGTCCCGGAGAGAAAATCGGGGTcggaggggaaggaagaggaaagtgAGGATGAGAGCGAAATCTTGGAGGAGAGCCCGTGTGGCCGCTGGCAGAAGCGGAAGGAGcag GTCAGCCAAGGTAATGTTCCAGGTGTGGAAAGCGCCTCTCTAGCTATGGACacagaggagggggtggaggtcgTCTGGAACGAGGTTCTTTTCTCTGACAAGAAGGTCTTCAAAGCTCAGGAG GAGAAGATCAAGGAGATGTTTGAGAATCTAATGCAGGTTGAACATCCCAACATTGTCAAGTTCCACAAGTACTGGCTGGATATGAAGGAGAGTCAGGCGCGG GTCATCTTCATCACGGAATACATGTCCTCTGGCAGCCTAAAGCAatttctgaaaaaaacaaagaaaaatcacaAGACCATGAATGTGAAG GCCTGGAAGAGATGGTGCACCCAGATTCTGTCTGCCCTCAG TTATCTGCACTCTTGTGACCCGCCCATAATCCATGGCAACCTAACTTGTGACACCATCTTTATTCAGCACAACGGCCTGATCAAAATCGGCTCAG TGTGGCATCGGCTGTTCGTTAATG TGTTTCCAGATGCGAGTGTGCATGGCAAAGGGAGGCAACACCGTGATGAACAGCGGAATCTTCACTTTTTTGCCCCAGAATTCGGAG cTGGTGAAGATGATTATGCCATCGACATTTTCTCCTTTGGCATCTGTGCTCTCGAG ATGGCTGTACTGGAGATCCAGGCCAACGGAGACAGCGTCGTATCCAAAGAGGCCATCGTCAATGCAGGTCACTCTCTGGAAGACCCTCTCATGAGA GAGTTCACCCAGTCCTGTTTACGCCATGAAGCCAAGATCCGTCCAACAGCTCACGACCTTCTGTTCCACCGAGTGCTGTTCGAGGTCCACTCCCTCAAACTGCTCGCCGCCCACTGCCTCATCAACAACCAGT ATTTACTTCCAGAAAATTGCGTGGAAGAAAAAACCAAGTCTATCGACCCCAATGCTGTAATGGCTGagataaaacacagaaacagacaagGAGTTCAGCTCAA ATATTCCCATGTGTCCCCCTTAGAGCTCGACAAGTTTCTGGAGGATGTCAA GAATGGGATTTATCCCTTGATGAATTTTGCCTCATCCTGGCCTCACCCCATCCCTCGAGCTCTGTCCTTGTCTCAGGAGCAGGTTGAGATGGTAAAGACTCCAACTCCGGAGCCCCAGGAGACAGAAACCCGGAAG GTTGTTCAGATGCACTGTAACTTGGAGTCAAATGAAGAAGGGACCAAAACTCAT ctgtctttatttctgaagaTGGATGACAAACTTCACAGGCACCTGAGCTGTGACATCTTTCCAA